The proteins below are encoded in one region of Ornithinimicrobium avium:
- a CDS encoding amino acid ABC transporter permease, giving the protein MQHFLELFAQYAPLFVEASWVTLRLTAAALVLAMVGGAVVAAMAMSRLRPLRWLATAYIGLVRGTPLITQIFIIYFGLVAIVTLSAFWAGALALAFHNSAYIAEIFRSGFQAVPKGLTEASRSLGMSRTKTLKRVQAPLALRTTLPVLGNQYIIAVKDSSLVSFIGMTELFQTSRNMAASTYEPLTAYIVVAIYYLVIVLALTALVSWLEHRLSAHRRPAAA; this is encoded by the coding sequence GTGCAGCACTTCCTGGAGCTGTTCGCGCAGTACGCCCCGTTGTTCGTCGAGGCGTCGTGGGTGACGCTGCGGCTGACGGCCGCGGCCCTGGTCCTGGCGATGGTCGGGGGTGCGGTCGTCGCTGCGATGGCGATGAGCAGGCTCCGGCCGCTGCGGTGGCTGGCCACCGCCTACATCGGGCTGGTCCGTGGCACGCCGCTGATCACGCAGATCTTCATCATCTACTTCGGGCTGGTCGCCATCGTCACCCTGTCCGCCTTCTGGGCGGGCGCGCTGGCGCTGGCGTTCCACAACTCCGCCTACATCGCCGAGATCTTCCGCTCCGGCTTCCAGGCGGTCCCGAAGGGGCTGACGGAGGCCTCGCGCTCGCTCGGCATGTCGCGGACCAAGACCCTCAAGCGGGTGCAGGCGCCGCTGGCGCTGCGGACCACGCTGCCGGTCCTGGGCAACCAGTACATCATCGCGGTGAAGGACTCCTCGCTCGTCTCGTTCATCGGGATGACCGAGCTGTTCCAGACCTCGCGCAACATGGCGGCGTCCACCTACGAGCCGCTCACGGCCTACATCGTGGTCGCGATCTACTACCTGGTCATCGTGCTCGCCCTGACCGCACTGGTCAGCTGGCTCGAGCACCGGCTCAGCGCACACAGGAGGCCGGCAGCAGCATGA
- a CDS encoding flotillin family protein, which translates to MEFARPVLIVSAIVLVLLVLAVVAFVYAKVRFKIATPDEALIITGRKSGTPVINPETGEESTDLSGQRVVIGGGTFVKPVFEQVARLSLASQSFSVTAEDATTKSGVGVTLRSIAVVKVGGTERMVRAAAQRFAGRSQEQVIEQQTSEVLVGVLRTIAGTLTVESILYERQDFSKEVKDIAVPMLSERGLVLENFEIQTVEDTGDYIRNLGRPRAAAVARDAEIAEAQARRESTERSNEAAVQIAESNKALALRNAQITQETATAQADAEAEQERAVAEAQQAVLEQQEIVAQRRAALREQELQTEVRKPAEARKYEAAQEADARKYAAEQEAEAAKTAAIRKAEAEAQRTTAQADAEASAARARAEADLVQQQRRAEGALALARAEADGVQARGEADAAAERARGEARGAAIKAESDAYQAFPESARLQMVLDALPRMAQPYADALGSIDDITVIDKGGASRLTHQVADGVQELATLLKAQAGIDLLELVRGDEEDLPVETDG; encoded by the coding sequence ATGGAGTTCGCCCGTCCCGTCCTGATCGTCTCCGCGATCGTGCTGGTCCTCCTGGTCCTGGCCGTCGTCGCCTTCGTCTACGCCAAGGTGCGCTTCAAGATCGCCACGCCCGACGAGGCGCTGATCATCACCGGCCGCAAGAGCGGGACCCCGGTGATCAACCCGGAGACCGGGGAGGAGAGCACCGACCTGTCCGGGCAGCGCGTCGTGATCGGTGGCGGCACCTTCGTCAAGCCCGTCTTCGAGCAGGTCGCCCGCCTCTCCCTCGCCTCGCAGAGCTTCTCGGTGACCGCCGAGGACGCCACGACCAAGAGCGGCGTGGGTGTCACGCTGCGCAGCATCGCGGTGGTCAAGGTCGGCGGCACCGAGCGCATGGTGCGGGCCGCGGCGCAGCGCTTCGCCGGACGCAGCCAGGAGCAGGTGATCGAGCAGCAGACCAGCGAGGTCCTGGTCGGTGTGCTGCGCACCATCGCCGGCACGCTGACGGTGGAGTCGATCCTCTACGAGCGCCAGGACTTCTCCAAGGAGGTCAAGGACATCGCGGTCCCCATGCTGTCCGAGCGGGGGCTGGTCCTGGAGAACTTCGAGATCCAGACCGTCGAGGACACCGGCGACTACATCCGCAACCTCGGCCGGCCGCGAGCCGCGGCCGTGGCGCGCGACGCCGAGATCGCCGAGGCCCAGGCCCGCCGGGAGAGCACCGAGCGCTCCAACGAGGCGGCCGTCCAGATCGCCGAGTCCAACAAGGCCCTGGCGCTGCGCAACGCGCAGATCACCCAGGAGACCGCGACGGCCCAGGCCGACGCCGAGGCCGAGCAGGAGCGTGCCGTGGCCGAGGCGCAGCAGGCGGTGCTCGAGCAGCAGGAGATCGTGGCGCAGCGGCGTGCCGCCCTGCGCGAGCAGGAGCTGCAGACCGAGGTGCGCAAGCCGGCCGAGGCCCGCAAGTACGAGGCCGCGCAGGAGGCAGACGCCCGCAAGTACGCCGCCGAGCAGGAGGCCGAGGCGGCCAAGACCGCGGCGATCCGCAAGGCCGAGGCGGAGGCGCAGCGCACGACCGCTCAGGCGGACGCCGAGGCCTCGGCGGCACGTGCCCGCGCCGAGGCGGACCTGGTGCAGCAGCAGCGCCGTGCCGAGGGTGCGCTCGCGCTCGCCCGGGCCGAGGCCGACGGTGTCCAGGCCCGCGGCGAGGCGGACGCGGCCGCCGAGCGCGCCAGGGGTGAGGCGCGCGGTGCCGCGATCAAGGCCGAGTCCGACGCCTACCAGGCCTTCCCCGAGTCCGCCCGTCTCCAGATGGTCCTCGACGCGCTGCCGAGGATGGCCCAGCCCTACGCCGACGCGCTGGGCAGCATCGACGACATCACCGTCATCGACAAGGGCGGGGCCTCCCGGCTGACCCACCAGGTCGCCGACGGCGTCCAGGAGCTGGCGACGCTGCTCAAGGCCCAGGCCGGCATCGACCTGCTCGAGCTCGTGCGCGGCGACGAGGAAGACCTCCCGGTCGAGACAGACGGGTAG
- a CDS encoding transporter substrate-binding domain-containing protein, giving the protein MIPTTRRTHRRSLAVVAALSAAALTLSACGGDGDDGSDAGTDGGTAAEGSGADLNLIDDGTLVVAMSGEFQPFSYFEGNTLTGFDYDIGAAVADQLGLELKSETGAFDTLIGGIKADRYDVLVASMTPTPERDEQVDFTDSYYVSGAQAFVAPGTECTDITEMDKPSIGVATGTTYQDWLKDNGGDWVGEVRTFSSDITALQDTSAGRLDAAMTDRNVGLYQIQESGLDLVECGEPVFTEEPAFAVKEGNAALQDALNEALAAIKEDGTYAEISTKYFGKDISTTGGSDEAAATSEG; this is encoded by the coding sequence ATGATCCCCACCACCCGACGCACCCACCGACGCAGCCTGGCCGTGGTGGCCGCGCTCAGCGCCGCCGCCCTCACGCTCAGCGCCTGCGGAGGCGACGGTGACGACGGCTCCGACGCCGGCACCGACGGCGGCACCGCCGCCGAGGGCTCCGGCGCGGACCTCAACCTCATCGACGACGGGACGCTCGTGGTGGCGATGAGCGGGGAGTTCCAGCCGTTCAGCTACTTCGAGGGCAACACCCTCACCGGCTTCGACTACGACATCGGCGCCGCGGTGGCCGACCAGCTGGGGCTGGAGCTGAAGTCCGAGACCGGTGCCTTCGACACCCTCATCGGCGGCATCAAGGCCGACCGCTACGACGTGCTCGTCGCCTCGATGACGCCGACCCCGGAGCGGGACGAGCAGGTCGACTTCACGGACAGCTACTACGTCTCCGGCGCCCAGGCCTTCGTCGCCCCCGGCACCGAGTGCACCGACATCACCGAGATGGACAAGCCCTCGATCGGGGTGGCGACGGGCACGACATACCAGGACTGGCTCAAGGACAACGGCGGCGACTGGGTGGGCGAGGTGCGCACCTTCTCCTCCGACATCACCGCCCTGCAGGACACCTCCGCCGGTCGCCTCGACGCCGCGATGACCGACCGCAACGTGGGTCTCTACCAGATCCAGGAGTCCGGTCTGGACCTCGTCGAGTGCGGCGAGCCGGTCTTCACCGAGGAGCCGGCCTTCGCGGTCAAGGAGGGCAACGCCGCGCTGCAGGACGCGCTCAACGAGGCGCTGGCCGCCATCAAGGAGGACGGCACCTACGCGGAGATCTCCACCAAGTACTTCGGCAAGGACATCTCCACGACCGGCGGGTCCGACGAGGCCGCCGCGACCAGCGAGGGCTGA
- a CDS encoding alpha/beta hydrolase produces the protein MTDDSEVLSPEAVELLAAAPVRPERAELSVEENRAAMLEAISSFGPGAQLWSVRDDEVAGRSGAVPVRVYLPAPDPSGVLVFLHGGGWALGDLDTHDALCRDLADGAGCAVVSVDYRQPPERPFPAAVEDVLDVVGALLEDRAGLELDGLPVAVGGDSAGGNLAAVAAQQLRGHPRLLHQVLLVPVTDARPEEWGSYARFGHGPALTRRDMDWYYEQYLPHGTDPDDPLLAPLRAADLSGVAPATFVTAGCDVLRDEGEAYAARLRDAGVPVGVHRAAGMFHTFLLYGDRLAAGREARGYVVERLRQALTG, from the coding sequence GTGACGGACGACTCCGAAGTGCTCAGCCCCGAGGCGGTCGAGCTGCTGGCGGCCGCCCCGGTGCGGCCCGAGCGCGCCGAGCTCTCGGTGGAGGAGAACCGCGCCGCCATGCTCGAGGCGATCAGCTCCTTCGGGCCGGGCGCGCAGCTGTGGTCGGTGCGCGACGACGAGGTGGCCGGCAGGTCCGGTGCGGTGCCGGTCCGCGTCTACCTCCCCGCGCCGGACCCGTCTGGCGTGCTGGTCTTCCTGCACGGCGGCGGCTGGGCGCTCGGCGACCTCGACACCCACGACGCCCTGTGCCGCGACCTGGCCGACGGGGCGGGCTGCGCGGTGGTCTCCGTGGACTACCGGCAGCCGCCCGAGCGCCCGTTCCCGGCCGCGGTCGAGGACGTGCTCGACGTCGTCGGGGCGCTGCTGGAGGACCGCGCCGGCCTCGAGCTCGACGGGCTCCCGGTCGCCGTCGGCGGGGACAGCGCCGGCGGCAACCTCGCGGCGGTGGCGGCCCAGCAGCTGCGCGGCCATCCTCGTCTGCTCCACCAGGTGCTGCTCGTGCCGGTGACCGACGCACGGCCCGAGGAGTGGGGCAGCTACGCCCGCTTCGGGCACGGTCCGGCGCTCACCCGGCGCGACATGGACTGGTACTACGAGCAGTACCTCCCGCACGGCACCGACCCCGACGACCCCCTGCTCGCGCCGCTGCGCGCCGCCGACCTCTCCGGGGTCGCTCCCGCGACCTTCGTCACGGCCGGGTGCGACGTCCTCCGCGACGAGGGCGAGGCGTATGCCGCGCGCCTCCGCGACGCCGGCGTCCCCGTCGGGGTGCACCGCGCCGCCGGGATGTTCCACACGTTCCTGCTCTACGGGGACCGGCTGGCCGCGGGTCGGGAGGCGCGGGGGTATGTGGTGGAGCGGCTCAGGCAGGCGCTCACCGGGTGA
- a CDS encoding PIG-L deacetylase family protein: MSTIVFLHAHPDDEASGSGGTMRLAADAGHRVVCVFATDGDHGTVPADLAEGETVVLRRRGEAAAAAQVLGIARTEWLGYADSGMSGWEQNEAERSFHRADTQEAARRLATVVDEEEADVLVGYDWHGGYGHPDHVKVHHVVHRAAGLAARRPRLLEGTMNRDAIRRQFLAAKEAGLVTEDADWNPDAVADDGNPFGTPEAELHWHVDVRRVLDVKREALACHGSQEDVAWMLAMPTEQFAAAFGDEWFIEPGRAPGLVVGEPFP, encoded by the coding sequence GTGAGCACCATCGTCTTCCTCCACGCCCACCCCGACGACGAGGCCTCCGGCAGCGGCGGCACCATGCGGCTGGCCGCCGACGCGGGGCACCGCGTGGTCTGCGTCTTCGCCACCGACGGCGACCACGGCACCGTCCCGGCCGACCTGGCCGAGGGCGAGACCGTCGTCCTGCGCCGGCGCGGGGAGGCGGCGGCCGCGGCGCAGGTCCTCGGCATCGCCAGGACGGAGTGGCTGGGCTACGCGGACTCGGGCATGAGCGGGTGGGAGCAGAACGAGGCCGAGCGGTCCTTCCACCGCGCGGACACGCAGGAGGCCGCCCGGCGGCTCGCGACCGTCGTCGACGAGGAGGAGGCCGACGTGCTCGTGGGCTACGACTGGCACGGCGGCTACGGCCACCCCGACCACGTCAAGGTCCACCACGTCGTGCACCGTGCGGCCGGGCTCGCGGCCCGCCGCCCGCGCCTGCTCGAGGGCACGATGAACCGTGACGCGATCCGTCGCCAGTTCCTCGCCGCCAAGGAGGCCGGGCTGGTCACCGAGGACGCCGACTGGAACCCTGACGCGGTCGCCGACGACGGCAACCCGTTCGGCACGCCGGAGGCCGAGCTGCACTGGCACGTCGACGTGCGGCGCGTCCTGGACGTCAAGCGCGAGGCCCTGGCCTGCCACGGGTCCCAGGAGGACGTCGCCTGGATGCTCGCCATGCCGACCGAGCAGTTCGCGGCGGCCTTCGGCGACGAGTGGTTCATCGAGCCCGGGCGGGCACCGGGGCTCGTCGTCGGCGAACCCTTCCCGTGA
- a CDS encoding amino acid ABC transporter ATP-binding protein, with product MSEQTSQQAAQPLDGQTGRPMVQMRDIVKKFGTTTVLDGIDLDVHEGEVVTLIGPSGAGKSTLLRCVNGLERISGGTIEVDGEQLSYTEKGLNRLRARIGMVFQSFNLFPHMTVMDNVTVAQREVLGRSSAEARERGLELLARVGLDHKADAYPGNLSGGQQQRVAIARALAMDPAVMLFDEPTSALDPELVGEVLEVMRVLADEGMTMMVVTHEMRFARKAADRVVLLADGGIAEEGPPAQVLDEPTSERGQAFLQQLNET from the coding sequence ATGAGCGAGCAGACGAGCCAGCAGGCGGCGCAGCCCCTGGACGGCCAGACCGGCCGACCGATGGTGCAGATGCGCGACATCGTCAAGAAGTTCGGCACCACCACGGTGCTCGACGGCATCGACCTCGACGTCCACGAGGGCGAGGTGGTCACCCTCATCGGCCCCTCCGGCGCCGGCAAGAGCACGCTGCTGAGGTGCGTCAACGGCCTGGAGCGGATCTCGGGCGGGACGATCGAGGTCGACGGCGAGCAGCTGTCCTACACCGAGAAGGGCCTCAACCGCCTGCGCGCGCGCATCGGGATGGTCTTCCAGTCCTTCAACCTCTTCCCGCACATGACCGTGATGGACAACGTCACGGTCGCCCAGCGGGAGGTCCTCGGGCGCTCCTCCGCCGAGGCCAGGGAGCGTGGCCTCGAGCTGCTCGCGCGGGTGGGTCTGGACCACAAGGCCGACGCCTACCCGGGCAACCTCTCCGGCGGCCAGCAGCAGCGGGTCGCGATCGCGCGCGCCCTGGCGATGGACCCGGCGGTGATGCTCTTCGACGAGCCCACCTCGGCCCTCGACCCCGAGCTGGTCGGCGAGGTCCTCGAGGTGATGCGCGTGCTGGCCGACGAGGGCATGACGATGATGGTGGTCACCCACGAGATGCGCTTCGCGCGCAAGGCCGCCGACCGGGTCGTGCTGCTGGCCGACGGCGGCATCGCCGAGGAGGGGCCGCCCGCCCAGGTGCTCGACGAGCCCACCAGCGAGCGCGGCCAGGCCTTCCTGCAGCAGCTCAACGAGACCTGA